Below is a window of Fibrobacter sp. DNA.
CTTCCTATCCAGTCTACAGCACTAACCGAATCACCCTCTTTGACCAGAGGTTTGAAATGCCAGATTTTCTGCTCATCCAGAGGGAAAGTGTATTGACCGCGTTTGAGGAAGACCCCTTCCATCTTATCGAGATCATTCTGAAGACCATCATAGTTTTTGGAAAGCATCCCCGGCCCCAGAGTCACTTCCAGCATCCTTCCGGTGAACTCTGCTTCACAACCAACGTAGAGCCCACGAGTACTTTCAAAAACCTGAACGTATGCATTTTTTCCCACGATCTTAATCACTTCAGCCATCAGCCTGGTTCCTTTAAGATCGATATAACAGATTTCATTTTGAGCAACCGGCCCGTCCACTTCAATAGTGACCAGGTTGGCTACTATACCAACCACTTTCCCTTTGGTACTCATGCGTTTTCCTCCACTATATTAGAATCGGTTTCACTTCATTTTTAATAATTAAAAGTCTGTCGGAACAGAATAAGTAGCATGAAGCTCTTCCACAAGCCTTTCAAGAACCACTTTACCAGTCTGAGCATCCAGTTTTTTCCATCGTTCAACCATCATCAGCTTTATCGAAAAAGCGATGATCGTTTCTATACTGAAATAGGAGAAGGCAGTC
It encodes the following:
- a CDS encoding V-type ATP synthase subunit A → MSTKGKVVGIVANLVTIEVDGPVAQNEICYIDLKGTRLMAEVIKIVGKNAYVQVFESTRGLYVGCEAEFTGRMLEVTLGPGMLSKNYDGLQNDLDKMEGVFLKRGQYTFPLDEQKIWHFKPLVKEGDSVSAVDWIG